DNA sequence from the Thermodesulfobacteriota bacterium genome:
GAGTTCGAGGCGCAGGCGGTTCATATCGCTCCAGAACTCCTCGCCCGACGGGGTCTCGCCCGCGATAAGGAGTGACTTGTACATCCCCTTTAGCGATACCTTGCCACCGTAAAAGTCCGCGCCGTGGGCGCGGGGGGCCGGGAGGAGAAGCAATATAAAAACGACAGGAAGAAAATAGGAAGAAAGTCTGCGCATGGCGGCGAGGGGGGCGGGGGAGTTACGGCTCCACCACGATATGACCGTCCTTAAGGCGCACCACCCGCCGTGCCCGCTCCATGACCATCGGGTCGTGCGTGGAGAAGATGAACGTGGTGGCCCGCTTTTCGTTCTCCTCCCTCATGAGGTCCAGGAGCGCGGCGCCCGTGACCGAATCCAGGTTGGCGGTGGGCTCGTCGGCGAGCACCAGCACGGGCTCGGCCACTATGGCCCGCGCGATGGCCACGCGCTGCTGCTGCCCGCCCGAGAGCTGGCGGGGCCTCCTGTCCTCCATCCCCTTGAGCCCCACCTCATCGAGCATGTTCCGGGCCCGCTCCCGCCGCTCTTCTTCCTGCACTCCCTGCAGCAGCAACACGTACTCGACGTTCTCCACGGCCGAGAGCACGGGGATAAGGTTATACTCCTGGAAGATAAAACCTATCCGCTGCAGCCGGAGCTCGGCGAGCGCGCCGCCGGAGAGCCCGGTTATCTCGCGCTCCTCCATGAAGACTTTTCCTTCCGTCGGCTCGTCGAGCCC
Encoded proteins:
- a CDS encoding ABC transporter ATP-binding protein → MECVKTIGLKRTYTSNVGMPVEALSGVDFTVEKGEFLALVGPSGSGKTTLLNMIGGLDEPTEGKVFMEEREITGLSGGALAELRLQRIGFIFQEYNLIPVLSAVENVEYVLLLQGVQEEERRERARNMLDEVGLKGMEDRRPRQLSGGQQQRVAIARAIVAEPVLVLADEPTANLDSVTGAALLDLMREENEKRATTFIFSTHDPMVMERARRVVRLKDGHIVVEP